One genomic region from Lepisosteus oculatus isolate fLepOcu1 chromosome 20, fLepOcu1.hap2, whole genome shotgun sequence encodes:
- the ripor1 gene encoding rho family-interacting cell polarization regulator 1 isoform X1: MYSRYGGSPSRAVSTMSLSVRPSRRILSTPITRSQSFAGVNSSHDKPYRNLSVFSTPACPRRTPSRSSRMFTLSTKSPPPKVPQPERLDEVYEALKRGLQAYLQVHQLELDSLSRQMRESKRNSRLGFLYELDKQVKAIERFMRRLEFHQSKIDELYEAYCMQRRLRDGANKMVKAYTASPGSREARESLSEANKGYKEYTENMCMLESELESQLGEFHVKMKGLAGFARLCAGDQYEIFMKYGRQRWKLRGRIEINGKQVWDSEDMVFLPLITEFLSIKVTELKSLANHVVVGNVSCETKDLFAALPQTVAVDINDLGTIKLSLEVSWNPFDKDDQTTTASTVNKASTVNKRFSTYNQSPPDTPSLREQAFYNPPRTDTEKRRWSLLDVFRETLAEKLSQSCSCGDVTSVPLACAGNVQLSNMLRRQEELDNGTAWSNSSESSDDSSSPQLSLGLRHAHKTLVQPELQAAAPPIQISFAPREAAAAAGPAGPQDGPRGREDGEEEEEEDEEPGEQVVSNGHSRYSRSLSHISEASADGAVPELRAPESPGGQAELADAVSVSDIGMELPSSPEPEPQPQPAAAHEALEPPETAAPEPEQPARTDEGLPSTAEDRDSVRTTRDRDSVVLAEPQADCKEEAAPPELATAETGRDGAPSRTESLSRQGDAEAGRPELPAEPECRPPASPADSGLEEAQSTAASRPREEDAGAPRPQPVDSGLEEALSTVVSLLDDYRGQFPELQTLEKQIRHLEEVLMLGQGRTRSRSSSISLAVETALESFDFLNTSDLEDEGSEASGGQDRQDSVQSASLRPAEESVQEGQMCARCGSSPLPLTTGCQTLDQALVAHLQTCSTQLLKLGTFGPLRCGEMYALDRLLREAHSLELIHRVVEGCAGQVTAPEEVVPQLETCDGALAFWKQCTDCDNVFTTSADTFLHTLSSAFSARLPERSASLADTVFLRLAERVLDRKLPRRGGSGGRGTLTLFQFWSYLEAEGVAALGTHVADLAEEVWLVQSLQSGDQDALLKALKRPPESSLQREGLQAVSLLLQDPRGKVCNAASGLLRNLAEHPQHRERALVCCLELLEDDRAETRAAGCKALACLKAKESIDQLAYLCQTDKEDVRDAAKQTLLSFGHEGKLAYRHVEESQDGVPRLFAPGAMASTAF; this comes from the exons GGAGTCCTTCCAGAGCTGTGTCCACGATGTCCCTCTCGGTGCGCCCATCCCGTCGCATCCTCTCCACCCCCATCACTAGGAGTCAGTCGTTTGCCGGAGTCAACTCCTCCCACGACAAGCCTTACAG GAACCTGTCGGTGTTCAGCACCCCTGCGTGCCCCAGAAGGACGCCCTCGCGCAGCAGCAGGATGTTCACCCTGTCTACCAAGTCTCCGCCCCCCAAGGTCCCGCAGCCCGAGCGGCTGGATGAGGTCTACGAGGCACTGAAGAGAGGCCTGCA GGCCTACCTGCAGGTCCACCAGCTGGAGCTGGACAGCCTGAGCCGGCAGATGAGGGAGTCCAAGAGGAACTCCCGGCTG GGCTTTTTGTATGAACTGGACAAG CAAGTGAAGGCGATTGAGAGGTTCATGCGCAGGCTGGAGTTTCACCAGAGTAAG ATCGACGAGCTGTACGAGGCCTACTGCATGCAGCGCCGGCTGAGGGACGGGGCCAACAAGATGGTGAAGGCCTACACCGCCTCCCCGGGCAGCCGCGAGGCCCGAGAGAGCCTGTCCGAGGCCAACAAGGGCTACAAGGAGTACACGGAG AACATGTGCATGCTGGAGAGCGAGCTGGAGAGCCAGCTGGGAGAGTTCCACGTGAAGATGAAGG GGCTGGCCGGTTTCGCTAGGCTGTGCGCTGGTGACCAGTATGAG ATCTTCATGAAATACGGGCGCCAGCGGTGGAAGTTGAGGGGCCGAATCGAGATCAACGGCAAGCAGGTGTGGGACAGCGAGGACATGGTCTTCCTGCCACTCATCACCGAGTTCCTGTCCATCAAG GTGACAGAGCTGAAGAGCCTGGCTAATCACGTGGTAGTGGGGAATGTGTCATGTGAAACCAAGGACCTGTTTGCAGCCCTTCCCCAGACTGTGGCTGTGGACATCAATGACCTGGGCACCATCAAACTCAGCCTGGAGGTCTCCTGGAA TCCATTCGATAAGGAcgaccagaccaccactgccaGCACCGTCAACAAAGCTTCCACAGTCAACAAGAGGTTCTCTACCTACAACCAGAGCCCCCCAGACACCCCTTCCCTGCGAGAACAAGCCTTCTAT AACCCTCCTCGAACCGATACAGAAAAACGCAGGTGGTCCTTGCTGGATGTTTTCCGGGAGACCCTTGCTGAAAAACTGTCTCAGAGTTGCTCGTGCGGTGATGTCACGTCTGTCCCTCTTGCCTGTGCTGGTAACGTGCAGCTGAGC AACATGCTGCGGCGCCAGGAAGAGCTGGACAACGGCACGGCCTGGTCCAACTCCTCCGAGTCCTCGGACGACTCCTCCAGCCCGCAGCTGTCCCTCGGCCTGCGGCACGCTCACAAGACGCTGGTGCAGCCGGAGCTGCAGGCGGCCGCGCCCCCCATCCAGATCTCCTTCGCCCCCCGCGAGGCGGCCGCGGCGGCCGGGCCGGCCGGCCCGCAGGACGGGCCCCGGGGCCGGGAGgacggagaggaggaggaggaggaggacgaggagCCGGGGGAGCAGGTGGTGTCCAACGGGCACAGCCGCTACTCCCGCTCCCTGAGCCACATCAGCGAGGCCAGCGCCGACGGCGCCGTCCCAGAGCTCCGAGCCCCCGAGTCTCCCGGCGGGCAGGCGGAGCTCGCCGACGCGGTTTCTGTCAGCGATATAGGGATGGAGCTCCCCTCCTCCCCAGAGCCAGAGCCACAGCCACAGCCTGCGGCCGCGCACGAGGCCCTCGAGCCCCCCGAGACGGCCGCCCCAGAGCCTGAGCAGCCTGCAAGGACCGACGAGGGGCTCCCTTCCACTGCGGAGGACAGGGACAGCGTCCGGACAACCAGGGACAGGGACTCGGTGGTCCTCGCGGAGCCGCAGGCGGATTGCAAGGAGGAGGCTGCCCCCCCGGAGCTGGCCACGGCCGAGACGGGGAGAGACGGTGCCCCCTCcagaacagaaagtctctcgaggCAGGGGGACGCCGAGGCGGGGAGGCCCGAGCTGCCGGCAGAGCCAGAGTGCAGGCCTCCTGCCAGCCCCGCAGACAGTGGCCTTGAGGAGGCTCAAAGCACCGCTGCGTCCAGGCCAAGGGAGGAGGACGCAGGAGCACCGAGGCCGCAGCCAGTGGACAGTGGGCTGGAGGAGGCTCTCAGCACGGTCGTCTCCTTGCTGGATGACTACAGGGGCCAGTTCCCCGAGCTGCAGACCCTGGAGAAGCAGATCAGGCACCTGGAGGAGGTTCTGATG CTGGGGCAGGGCCGGACCCGCAGCAGGTCCTCCAGTATCAGCCTGGCGGTGGAGACGGCCCTGGAGAGCTTCGACTTCCTCAACACCTCGGACCTGGAGGACGAGGGTTCGGAGGCCTCGGGGGGCCAGGACCGCCAGGACAG tgtgcagagtGCGTCCCTCAGGCCTGCGGAGGAGAGCGTGCAGGAGGGGCAGATGTGCGCGCGCTGTGGGTCCTCCCCGCTGCCCCTGACCACAGGCTGCCAGACCCTGGACCAGGCGCTGGTGGCTCACCTGCAGACCTGCAGCACACAGCTTTTG AAACTGGGGACCTTTGGGCCGCTGCGCTGTGGAGAGATGTACGCGCTGGACCGGCTGCTGAGAGAGGCCCACAGTCTGGAGCTCATCCACCGAGTCGTGGAGGGCTGTGCTGGCCAGGTCACTGCCCCGGAGGAGG TGGTGCCACAGCTGGAGACCTGTGACGGCGCCCTGGCCTTCTGGAAGCAGTGCACAGACTGTGACAACGTCTTCACCACCTCTGCTGACACCTTCCTGCACACCCTGAGCTCGGCGTTCAGTGCCAGGCTACCAGAGCGCTCTGCCAGCCTGGCAGACACCG TGTTCCTGCGGCTGGCGGAGCGCGTGCTGGACCGGAAGCTGCCCAGGCGGGGGGGCAGCGGAGGCAGGGGGACTCTGACGCTCTTCCAGTTCTGGAGCTACCTGGAGGCGGAGGGCGTCGCGGCGCTGGGCACGCACGTGGCCGATCTCGCGGAGGAGG TGTGGCTGGTGCAGAGCCTGCAGTCGGGGGACCAGGATGCACTGCTAAAGGCCCTGAAGAGACCGCCTGAGTCGAGCCTGCAGAGGGAAGGGCTGCAGGCTGTCAGTCTGCTGCTGCAGGACCCAAGGGGCAAGGTGTGCAACGCTGCCTCTGGCCTCCTGCGCAACCTGGCTGAACATCCCCAGCACAGAGAGAGG gccctggtgTGCTGTCTGGAGCTGCTGGAGGATGACCGAGCGGAGACGCGGGCTGCAGGCTGTAAGGCTCTTGCGTGTCTCAAG GCTAAAGAAAGCATCGACCAGCTGGCGTACCTGTGCCAGACAGACAAGGAGGACGTGAGGGACGCAGCCAAGCAGACTCTACTGTCATTTG GGCACGAGGGGAAGCTGGCCTACCGGCACGTGGAGGAGAGCCAAGATGGGGTCCCCCGGCTCTTCGCCCCAGGGGCCATGGCCAGCACAGCCTTCTAG
- the ripor1 gene encoding rho family-interacting cell polarization regulator 1 isoform X3, whose translation MYSRYGGSPSRAVSTMSLSVRPSRRILSTPITRSQSFAGVNSSHDKPYRNLSVFSTPACPRRTPSRSSRMFTLSTKSPPPKVPQPERLDEVYEALKRGLQAYLQVHQLELDSLSRQMRESKRNSRLGFLYELDKQVKAIERFMRRLEFHQSKIDELYEAYCMQRRLRDGANKMVKAYTASPGSREARESLSEANKGYKEYTENMCMLESELESQLGEFHVKMKGLAGFARLCAGDQYEIFMKYGRQRWKLRGRIEINGKQVWDSEDMVFLPLITEFLSIKVTELKSLANHVVVGNVSCETKDLFAALPQTVAVDINDLGTIKLSLEVSWNPFDKDDQTTTASTVNKASTVNKRFSTYNQSPPDTPSLREQAFYNMLRRQEELDNGTAWSNSSESSDDSSSPQLSLGLRHAHKTLVQPELQAAAPPIQISFAPREAAAAAGPAGPQDGPRGREDGEEEEEEDEEPGEQVVSNGHSRYSRSLSHISEASADGAVPELRAPESPGGQAELADAVSVSDIGMELPSSPEPEPQPQPAAAHEALEPPETAAPEPEQPARTDEGLPSTAEDRDSVRTTRDRDSVVLAEPQADCKEEAAPPELATAETGRDGAPSRTESLSRQGDAEAGRPELPAEPECRPPASPADSGLEEAQSTAASRPREEDAGAPRPQPVDSGLEEALSTVVSLLDDYRGQFPELQTLEKQIRHLEEVLMLGQGRTRSRSSSISLAVETALESFDFLNTSDLEDEGSEASGGQDRQDSVQSASLRPAEESVQEGQMCARCGSSPLPLTTGCQTLDQALVAHLQTCSTQLLKLGTFGPLRCGEMYALDRLLREAHSLELIHRVVEGCAGQVTAPEEVVPQLETCDGALAFWKQCTDCDNVFTTSADTFLHTLSSAFSARLPERSASLADTVFLRLAERVLDRKLPRRGGSGGRGTLTLFQFWSYLEAEGVAALGTHVADLAEEVWLVQSLQSGDQDALLKALKRPPESSLQREGLQAVSLLLQDPRGKVCNAASGLLRNLAEHPQHRERALVCCLELLEDDRAETRAAGCKALACLKAKESIDQLAYLCQTDKEDVRDAAKQTLLSFGHEGKLAYRHVEESQDGVPRLFAPGAMASTAF comes from the exons GGAGTCCTTCCAGAGCTGTGTCCACGATGTCCCTCTCGGTGCGCCCATCCCGTCGCATCCTCTCCACCCCCATCACTAGGAGTCAGTCGTTTGCCGGAGTCAACTCCTCCCACGACAAGCCTTACAG GAACCTGTCGGTGTTCAGCACCCCTGCGTGCCCCAGAAGGACGCCCTCGCGCAGCAGCAGGATGTTCACCCTGTCTACCAAGTCTCCGCCCCCCAAGGTCCCGCAGCCCGAGCGGCTGGATGAGGTCTACGAGGCACTGAAGAGAGGCCTGCA GGCCTACCTGCAGGTCCACCAGCTGGAGCTGGACAGCCTGAGCCGGCAGATGAGGGAGTCCAAGAGGAACTCCCGGCTG GGCTTTTTGTATGAACTGGACAAG CAAGTGAAGGCGATTGAGAGGTTCATGCGCAGGCTGGAGTTTCACCAGAGTAAG ATCGACGAGCTGTACGAGGCCTACTGCATGCAGCGCCGGCTGAGGGACGGGGCCAACAAGATGGTGAAGGCCTACACCGCCTCCCCGGGCAGCCGCGAGGCCCGAGAGAGCCTGTCCGAGGCCAACAAGGGCTACAAGGAGTACACGGAG AACATGTGCATGCTGGAGAGCGAGCTGGAGAGCCAGCTGGGAGAGTTCCACGTGAAGATGAAGG GGCTGGCCGGTTTCGCTAGGCTGTGCGCTGGTGACCAGTATGAG ATCTTCATGAAATACGGGCGCCAGCGGTGGAAGTTGAGGGGCCGAATCGAGATCAACGGCAAGCAGGTGTGGGACAGCGAGGACATGGTCTTCCTGCCACTCATCACCGAGTTCCTGTCCATCAAG GTGACAGAGCTGAAGAGCCTGGCTAATCACGTGGTAGTGGGGAATGTGTCATGTGAAACCAAGGACCTGTTTGCAGCCCTTCCCCAGACTGTGGCTGTGGACATCAATGACCTGGGCACCATCAAACTCAGCCTGGAGGTCTCCTGGAA TCCATTCGATAAGGAcgaccagaccaccactgccaGCACCGTCAACAAAGCTTCCACAGTCAACAAGAGGTTCTCTACCTACAACCAGAGCCCCCCAGACACCCCTTCCCTGCGAGAACAAGCCTTCTAT AACATGCTGCGGCGCCAGGAAGAGCTGGACAACGGCACGGCCTGGTCCAACTCCTCCGAGTCCTCGGACGACTCCTCCAGCCCGCAGCTGTCCCTCGGCCTGCGGCACGCTCACAAGACGCTGGTGCAGCCGGAGCTGCAGGCGGCCGCGCCCCCCATCCAGATCTCCTTCGCCCCCCGCGAGGCGGCCGCGGCGGCCGGGCCGGCCGGCCCGCAGGACGGGCCCCGGGGCCGGGAGgacggagaggaggaggaggaggaggacgaggagCCGGGGGAGCAGGTGGTGTCCAACGGGCACAGCCGCTACTCCCGCTCCCTGAGCCACATCAGCGAGGCCAGCGCCGACGGCGCCGTCCCAGAGCTCCGAGCCCCCGAGTCTCCCGGCGGGCAGGCGGAGCTCGCCGACGCGGTTTCTGTCAGCGATATAGGGATGGAGCTCCCCTCCTCCCCAGAGCCAGAGCCACAGCCACAGCCTGCGGCCGCGCACGAGGCCCTCGAGCCCCCCGAGACGGCCGCCCCAGAGCCTGAGCAGCCTGCAAGGACCGACGAGGGGCTCCCTTCCACTGCGGAGGACAGGGACAGCGTCCGGACAACCAGGGACAGGGACTCGGTGGTCCTCGCGGAGCCGCAGGCGGATTGCAAGGAGGAGGCTGCCCCCCCGGAGCTGGCCACGGCCGAGACGGGGAGAGACGGTGCCCCCTCcagaacagaaagtctctcgaggCAGGGGGACGCCGAGGCGGGGAGGCCCGAGCTGCCGGCAGAGCCAGAGTGCAGGCCTCCTGCCAGCCCCGCAGACAGTGGCCTTGAGGAGGCTCAAAGCACCGCTGCGTCCAGGCCAAGGGAGGAGGACGCAGGAGCACCGAGGCCGCAGCCAGTGGACAGTGGGCTGGAGGAGGCTCTCAGCACGGTCGTCTCCTTGCTGGATGACTACAGGGGCCAGTTCCCCGAGCTGCAGACCCTGGAGAAGCAGATCAGGCACCTGGAGGAGGTTCTGATG CTGGGGCAGGGCCGGACCCGCAGCAGGTCCTCCAGTATCAGCCTGGCGGTGGAGACGGCCCTGGAGAGCTTCGACTTCCTCAACACCTCGGACCTGGAGGACGAGGGTTCGGAGGCCTCGGGGGGCCAGGACCGCCAGGACAG tgtgcagagtGCGTCCCTCAGGCCTGCGGAGGAGAGCGTGCAGGAGGGGCAGATGTGCGCGCGCTGTGGGTCCTCCCCGCTGCCCCTGACCACAGGCTGCCAGACCCTGGACCAGGCGCTGGTGGCTCACCTGCAGACCTGCAGCACACAGCTTTTG AAACTGGGGACCTTTGGGCCGCTGCGCTGTGGAGAGATGTACGCGCTGGACCGGCTGCTGAGAGAGGCCCACAGTCTGGAGCTCATCCACCGAGTCGTGGAGGGCTGTGCTGGCCAGGTCACTGCCCCGGAGGAGG TGGTGCCACAGCTGGAGACCTGTGACGGCGCCCTGGCCTTCTGGAAGCAGTGCACAGACTGTGACAACGTCTTCACCACCTCTGCTGACACCTTCCTGCACACCCTGAGCTCGGCGTTCAGTGCCAGGCTACCAGAGCGCTCTGCCAGCCTGGCAGACACCG TGTTCCTGCGGCTGGCGGAGCGCGTGCTGGACCGGAAGCTGCCCAGGCGGGGGGGCAGCGGAGGCAGGGGGACTCTGACGCTCTTCCAGTTCTGGAGCTACCTGGAGGCGGAGGGCGTCGCGGCGCTGGGCACGCACGTGGCCGATCTCGCGGAGGAGG TGTGGCTGGTGCAGAGCCTGCAGTCGGGGGACCAGGATGCACTGCTAAAGGCCCTGAAGAGACCGCCTGAGTCGAGCCTGCAGAGGGAAGGGCTGCAGGCTGTCAGTCTGCTGCTGCAGGACCCAAGGGGCAAGGTGTGCAACGCTGCCTCTGGCCTCCTGCGCAACCTGGCTGAACATCCCCAGCACAGAGAGAGG gccctggtgTGCTGTCTGGAGCTGCTGGAGGATGACCGAGCGGAGACGCGGGCTGCAGGCTGTAAGGCTCTTGCGTGTCTCAAG GCTAAAGAAAGCATCGACCAGCTGGCGTACCTGTGCCAGACAGACAAGGAGGACGTGAGGGACGCAGCCAAGCAGACTCTACTGTCATTTG GGCACGAGGGGAAGCTGGCCTACCGGCACGTGGAGGAGAGCCAAGATGGGGTCCCCCGGCTCTTCGCCCCAGGGGCCATGGCCAGCACAGCCTTCTAG
- the ripor1 gene encoding rho family-interacting cell polarization regulator 1 isoform X2 codes for MSLSVRPSRRILSTPITRSQSFAGVNSSHDKPYRNLSVFSTPACPRRTPSRSSRMFTLSTKSPPPKVPQPERLDEVYEALKRGLQAYLQVHQLELDSLSRQMRESKRNSRLGFLYELDKQVKAIERFMRRLEFHQSKIDELYEAYCMQRRLRDGANKMVKAYTASPGSREARESLSEANKGYKEYTENMCMLESELESQLGEFHVKMKGLAGFARLCAGDQYEIFMKYGRQRWKLRGRIEINGKQVWDSEDMVFLPLITEFLSIKVTELKSLANHVVVGNVSCETKDLFAALPQTVAVDINDLGTIKLSLEVSWNPFDKDDQTTTASTVNKASTVNKRFSTYNQSPPDTPSLREQAFYNPPRTDTEKRRWSLLDVFRETLAEKLSQSCSCGDVTSVPLACAGNVQLSNMLRRQEELDNGTAWSNSSESSDDSSSPQLSLGLRHAHKTLVQPELQAAAPPIQISFAPREAAAAAGPAGPQDGPRGREDGEEEEEEDEEPGEQVVSNGHSRYSRSLSHISEASADGAVPELRAPESPGGQAELADAVSVSDIGMELPSSPEPEPQPQPAAAHEALEPPETAAPEPEQPARTDEGLPSTAEDRDSVRTTRDRDSVVLAEPQADCKEEAAPPELATAETGRDGAPSRTESLSRQGDAEAGRPELPAEPECRPPASPADSGLEEAQSTAASRPREEDAGAPRPQPVDSGLEEALSTVVSLLDDYRGQFPELQTLEKQIRHLEEVLMLGQGRTRSRSSSISLAVETALESFDFLNTSDLEDEGSEASGGQDRQDSVQSASLRPAEESVQEGQMCARCGSSPLPLTTGCQTLDQALVAHLQTCSTQLLKLGTFGPLRCGEMYALDRLLREAHSLELIHRVVEGCAGQVTAPEEVVPQLETCDGALAFWKQCTDCDNVFTTSADTFLHTLSSAFSARLPERSASLADTVFLRLAERVLDRKLPRRGGSGGRGTLTLFQFWSYLEAEGVAALGTHVADLAEEVWLVQSLQSGDQDALLKALKRPPESSLQREGLQAVSLLLQDPRGKVCNAASGLLRNLAEHPQHRERALVCCLELLEDDRAETRAAGCKALACLKAKESIDQLAYLCQTDKEDVRDAAKQTLLSFGHEGKLAYRHVEESQDGVPRLFAPGAMASTAF; via the exons ATGTCCCTCTCGGTGCGCCCATCCCGTCGCATCCTCTCCACCCCCATCACTAGGAGTCAGTCGTTTGCCGGAGTCAACTCCTCCCACGACAAGCCTTACAG GAACCTGTCGGTGTTCAGCACCCCTGCGTGCCCCAGAAGGACGCCCTCGCGCAGCAGCAGGATGTTCACCCTGTCTACCAAGTCTCCGCCCCCCAAGGTCCCGCAGCCCGAGCGGCTGGATGAGGTCTACGAGGCACTGAAGAGAGGCCTGCA GGCCTACCTGCAGGTCCACCAGCTGGAGCTGGACAGCCTGAGCCGGCAGATGAGGGAGTCCAAGAGGAACTCCCGGCTG GGCTTTTTGTATGAACTGGACAAG CAAGTGAAGGCGATTGAGAGGTTCATGCGCAGGCTGGAGTTTCACCAGAGTAAG ATCGACGAGCTGTACGAGGCCTACTGCATGCAGCGCCGGCTGAGGGACGGGGCCAACAAGATGGTGAAGGCCTACACCGCCTCCCCGGGCAGCCGCGAGGCCCGAGAGAGCCTGTCCGAGGCCAACAAGGGCTACAAGGAGTACACGGAG AACATGTGCATGCTGGAGAGCGAGCTGGAGAGCCAGCTGGGAGAGTTCCACGTGAAGATGAAGG GGCTGGCCGGTTTCGCTAGGCTGTGCGCTGGTGACCAGTATGAG ATCTTCATGAAATACGGGCGCCAGCGGTGGAAGTTGAGGGGCCGAATCGAGATCAACGGCAAGCAGGTGTGGGACAGCGAGGACATGGTCTTCCTGCCACTCATCACCGAGTTCCTGTCCATCAAG GTGACAGAGCTGAAGAGCCTGGCTAATCACGTGGTAGTGGGGAATGTGTCATGTGAAACCAAGGACCTGTTTGCAGCCCTTCCCCAGACTGTGGCTGTGGACATCAATGACCTGGGCACCATCAAACTCAGCCTGGAGGTCTCCTGGAA TCCATTCGATAAGGAcgaccagaccaccactgccaGCACCGTCAACAAAGCTTCCACAGTCAACAAGAGGTTCTCTACCTACAACCAGAGCCCCCCAGACACCCCTTCCCTGCGAGAACAAGCCTTCTAT AACCCTCCTCGAACCGATACAGAAAAACGCAGGTGGTCCTTGCTGGATGTTTTCCGGGAGACCCTTGCTGAAAAACTGTCTCAGAGTTGCTCGTGCGGTGATGTCACGTCTGTCCCTCTTGCCTGTGCTGGTAACGTGCAGCTGAGC AACATGCTGCGGCGCCAGGAAGAGCTGGACAACGGCACGGCCTGGTCCAACTCCTCCGAGTCCTCGGACGACTCCTCCAGCCCGCAGCTGTCCCTCGGCCTGCGGCACGCTCACAAGACGCTGGTGCAGCCGGAGCTGCAGGCGGCCGCGCCCCCCATCCAGATCTCCTTCGCCCCCCGCGAGGCGGCCGCGGCGGCCGGGCCGGCCGGCCCGCAGGACGGGCCCCGGGGCCGGGAGgacggagaggaggaggaggaggaggacgaggagCCGGGGGAGCAGGTGGTGTCCAACGGGCACAGCCGCTACTCCCGCTCCCTGAGCCACATCAGCGAGGCCAGCGCCGACGGCGCCGTCCCAGAGCTCCGAGCCCCCGAGTCTCCCGGCGGGCAGGCGGAGCTCGCCGACGCGGTTTCTGTCAGCGATATAGGGATGGAGCTCCCCTCCTCCCCAGAGCCAGAGCCACAGCCACAGCCTGCGGCCGCGCACGAGGCCCTCGAGCCCCCCGAGACGGCCGCCCCAGAGCCTGAGCAGCCTGCAAGGACCGACGAGGGGCTCCCTTCCACTGCGGAGGACAGGGACAGCGTCCGGACAACCAGGGACAGGGACTCGGTGGTCCTCGCGGAGCCGCAGGCGGATTGCAAGGAGGAGGCTGCCCCCCCGGAGCTGGCCACGGCCGAGACGGGGAGAGACGGTGCCCCCTCcagaacagaaagtctctcgaggCAGGGGGACGCCGAGGCGGGGAGGCCCGAGCTGCCGGCAGAGCCAGAGTGCAGGCCTCCTGCCAGCCCCGCAGACAGTGGCCTTGAGGAGGCTCAAAGCACCGCTGCGTCCAGGCCAAGGGAGGAGGACGCAGGAGCACCGAGGCCGCAGCCAGTGGACAGTGGGCTGGAGGAGGCTCTCAGCACGGTCGTCTCCTTGCTGGATGACTACAGGGGCCAGTTCCCCGAGCTGCAGACCCTGGAGAAGCAGATCAGGCACCTGGAGGAGGTTCTGATG CTGGGGCAGGGCCGGACCCGCAGCAGGTCCTCCAGTATCAGCCTGGCGGTGGAGACGGCCCTGGAGAGCTTCGACTTCCTCAACACCTCGGACCTGGAGGACGAGGGTTCGGAGGCCTCGGGGGGCCAGGACCGCCAGGACAG tgtgcagagtGCGTCCCTCAGGCCTGCGGAGGAGAGCGTGCAGGAGGGGCAGATGTGCGCGCGCTGTGGGTCCTCCCCGCTGCCCCTGACCACAGGCTGCCAGACCCTGGACCAGGCGCTGGTGGCTCACCTGCAGACCTGCAGCACACAGCTTTTG AAACTGGGGACCTTTGGGCCGCTGCGCTGTGGAGAGATGTACGCGCTGGACCGGCTGCTGAGAGAGGCCCACAGTCTGGAGCTCATCCACCGAGTCGTGGAGGGCTGTGCTGGCCAGGTCACTGCCCCGGAGGAGG TGGTGCCACAGCTGGAGACCTGTGACGGCGCCCTGGCCTTCTGGAAGCAGTGCACAGACTGTGACAACGTCTTCACCACCTCTGCTGACACCTTCCTGCACACCCTGAGCTCGGCGTTCAGTGCCAGGCTACCAGAGCGCTCTGCCAGCCTGGCAGACACCG TGTTCCTGCGGCTGGCGGAGCGCGTGCTGGACCGGAAGCTGCCCAGGCGGGGGGGCAGCGGAGGCAGGGGGACTCTGACGCTCTTCCAGTTCTGGAGCTACCTGGAGGCGGAGGGCGTCGCGGCGCTGGGCACGCACGTGGCCGATCTCGCGGAGGAGG TGTGGCTGGTGCAGAGCCTGCAGTCGGGGGACCAGGATGCACTGCTAAAGGCCCTGAAGAGACCGCCTGAGTCGAGCCTGCAGAGGGAAGGGCTGCAGGCTGTCAGTCTGCTGCTGCAGGACCCAAGGGGCAAGGTGTGCAACGCTGCCTCTGGCCTCCTGCGCAACCTGGCTGAACATCCCCAGCACAGAGAGAGG gccctggtgTGCTGTCTGGAGCTGCTGGAGGATGACCGAGCGGAGACGCGGGCTGCAGGCTGTAAGGCTCTTGCGTGTCTCAAG GCTAAAGAAAGCATCGACCAGCTGGCGTACCTGTGCCAGACAGACAAGGAGGACGTGAGGGACGCAGCCAAGCAGACTCTACTGTCATTTG GGCACGAGGGGAAGCTGGCCTACCGGCACGTGGAGGAGAGCCAAGATGGGGTCCCCCGGCTCTTCGCCCCAGGGGCCATGGCCAGCACAGCCTTCTAG